aatatatattatttgataaaATGGTCTCAGTGTTAACGCTTCACTCTGAATATTAGTAAAAATGTCTAAGTGGCACGTTAAGTGCTTACTTAAAGGGTTAGAGTGATATATGTggagatttatattttaatttgaagaaAATTCTAAGTCCTAAATTGAGTAGATGGTAGAgcaaaaatgggaaaaaaaaaatcttcattAACAAAGAACGACGCTTCTATCAAAAGAAAAACCATTTGATGGAACCTGCGTCTGCTATTAGGAGGTGATGGTACTAAAATTGAATATTTGGGTTAATTTTGGCCGTTGGTTTTTTTGTTGTCCATCTTGACATGTATGTCGTTTTGAATGAAACTCGTTGAAATTGAGCTTGTGATTCTtcttatttgttgaattttttttctttttctttttattttgacagAAATTGAAAATGAGATGTGAATATTTTGTTCCGGTTGATGAAGTAGAAAAAGagattaagaaaattaaattgaatgttgAAAGGAGCGAAGGGATAAAAAGCCATTATAAGGTACATAGCTATGCTATGAGGTCATCTGTGATTGAAGAACACATGAGAAAGGTAGAGATTTTTGTTGTTGGTGCGTGTAATTGGGGTTGCTTTAGTTATATTTATGAACATGTTCTCGTTATTTAGTTAGTGATAGTGTTATTGTTGCTGTATGATAGTAAACATTAGTAGTAGAGAATATTATTTTTGGGTGTGTTGAATACTGAAATTGTATCAAAAATGAATATGTATTTTCTGAACgaaaaagtatagggagccaatggtctaagcgtacaatgtgtacaatggaggtttaggaagtattagagatatgaccattagtgttacattgtcgtTACGTTTTTGGGATGAATGGGttcatgatatggtattagagttctagatccgaaaGATCAAGGGTTCGATTCTTGGTGAACtccaaaattaacttacctttttaggatgagatgtttattatctctgGTATTTGGATGGTTATTCATAGACCAAAGATTTagcccattgtacatattgtacactTAGGCCATTGCTCCCTAGCACTATCCTTTCTGAACATGTGTCAAATGCAACAAAGATGATTCGTTGTCAAATGAGATTTTTAATGTGAGTCAATGAATGTCAACTGGAATGTAAAGGAGTGAAATAggaatttcgagtttaataatcTCCCATCTAAAAAAAGACAATATTGTAATTTCATATCTAACCCTCTAAGTAAATACTTAATGTGCCATCTAGACATCTCCCTTAACGTCAAAGTTATTTTGTTAAACGGTGCCTATTTTTTGGAgtttattttgtcaaaaataaatgTTGGAGtctattttgacaaaaataaaattttgaaggagCCAAAATGAATAATTactcttaaaagaattaaaaaagtaaaatgtGATATTTGTTAAAAGTACATATCATTTTggttaatttcaaatttattgtTATCAtccatatttaatttataaaaaatagattaatactCGAACAGTCGAATATATATAGTTATAATGCTTCCCTATAccgtttatttgttattttattattttataaaaattaatgtctaaaatattttcataatGCATCCTCACAATGCTTgtctctttaaaaaaaattgaaatacttgaagcaacaaatatatttatttatttggtcaTACTATATCACAACACTCATTCTAAAGTGTTCTGTAATGATTTTGGATAAAACCAAATTCAAACCCTAGTGCATATACTACAAGATTCAAAGATTGAACCACTCAATCAAGTCTTACTGTGTTGATTTTGATTGTTTTACAAATATTTTCAATGCCACTCACCAATATCGTCCATCATTTCTCTTGCTGTGTTTTCTTCCCTACATGCTTTATGCAGCTAATAAAACAGCCCTTGATGTTCGAAGGCAAAATCCATGCAACAACCATCCACACCATAACTCAAACATTACACAAAATGCGTTGCTCTCCTCGGTTAAAATGTTCAATATGCACAAACAatcttttgtgttaaattttttcCACCAGTACAAACCAAATAAGTAGTTCAACTTTTGGGGGAACTAATCCTCTCCACGCTTCCGATGTGAAGAATGTAACTCCTCTAGCATCTCTAATTCATATGCCTTAATCACCTTCTCTCTAATTTGATCATTCATAGAAGAGGGGTCTAAATTATTACCAAGAACACACTATCCTCTTCCAAATTCTCTACCACCACTTTAACAATAAAACTGAGTCCCTTAATAACGCATCACCAACTCCTAATAGGTTAGGTTAGGTTGGAATGGACTAAAAAAcaattattcaactcaaacccaCACACCTCATGTAGTTGACTAACAAATATTAAAAACTTTGAAGGATGGATAAAGAAGGAATTAAGTAGAACAGAAGGGCTTATGCAGGCTACACTAATAGGCATTAGGCAACTAATTTCTATCTACCTTTTATCGATGAACTATCACTATTAATAAACGATCCAATAAAACAtcattctctctttttcttttttttcaagtaTTTTTAACATATGAAGAGTTACGAGCAACATTTGGAAGACATATCACAGCTCTTCAGTTCTGTTAACCAATGGCTGAGAAGCACATTTCTCACTCCCAATCCTCAAGACAAGAACAAAAAGGGACATGACTAAGAATAAATaacctttttttttaagaaaaagaaaaaagacaaaCCAACCTAACATTAACCGCTAGAATATGTGACTGTTTTTGGTTGTTTCTAGTAAACAAAAACATGTATAGTGTGACACGCTGCCACAGTTCTTTCTACTCCAACTACCTATGGCTATGTGTAAGGATTTAAAAGCGGAAATCTCCATTTTGCCCATGTTGATGCTAATGGGTTGATTCCTCACCAAACACTTCAATATTGCAAACTGGACATTTCTGAAAGAAAATAATGACATGAGAGGGAGTTAGGGAGACAACTAATTGTGCACATATTAGATGAAAATAAACCATGGACTGACCTTGTTAATGCCAAGCCATTTGGTAATGCATTCACAATGATAGACATGGCTGCATGGCAATTTCATTTGCTGGTCACCTCTTCTATATGTCATCTGACAAATGACACACCTGGGGTCGATGCAATTCGATTAATATCATATGATGAAAACAGGAAGAGCGGGAAGACTATGTATATGCCACCACAGAAATAGCATTTTGTATACTCCATATATTCTCTTTTATGAATGTATCCAGAGCTACATTGGTATAAAAATGAATCCAAAAACCACAATAACAGATAAAAGGGGAACATAACAAGTATGAAGTATCTTGCTGGATCCTAAAAACTAGAAAGCAtaagtttcaaattttcaaattcttgACTAGTCTagtcaaaacaaataaataaataaaaggagaaaCAGAAACCAGTAATATGTGGAAGTGCTAAAGATAAAGTTAGAGATCACAGATCAAACTTCAGGAGTTTGAATATCCTCTTCCAAACAGTACAGAAGAAATCTATTTCTAGAGTTTGGATATATCTCTCTTATCATACATTTTCATTGCAATAATCAATCTGTAATTTTAAATATTCTTCATTCACATCCATATTACCCACATTTTCACCTACTCCAAAAAAAAAGGTTGAGATCCATGAAATTACCTTTTACCATAATTTTTTCGTTTGAATAAACTTCCAAATTTGTACTTGGAGGTTGGAAGTGTATCAATAAGTTCTTGCGAGAGACCTCGGCTTTGAGTTCCAACTGCCTCCCCCAAATCCAGTAGTTCCTACAATATATAGATTTTTATTTGGGTTAATGATCCCCATGATTCTTAATTCTGCTTGTATTTAACATACCAATCAAAGGTCACCACTTACAAAAATGAAACATACCAAGTTCCAAGATATAATATGCAGAACTTAGATTGTGAAACAAAGCAGCAACCTTCTCAAAGTTGCTCTTACCAATAATGCTGACATTCTTTAATCTAGAAGGCGGTACCATCTTTCTTTCTGGTTTTCTTGGTACTAATTCAAATAGGACAAGACTGTTGACCTCTATTTGGTGAAAGCAATAAAGCATGattttttaagaggaatcctCCCCACAGAAACGTTAAGGGATTGGAATACTTCATTAATAGTTTCTTTATCaagtattattaatattatgaaTTTAGATCTTCTAAATTTTGGATTTCACTTTAGTGTAATCTCTAAAGTGAAAatccaaaatttagaggatccaaatccaataTTATTATCTCAGTTGATCTTGTTTCTGTGAAGAGCATCTCTTGCTCTCCTATCTTCTTTACACTATATTAGTGATAATGTTCTTTTTCATTGATACAAATCTTACAAAACAATCTCCATTCTCTGAAATATACTCATGTAATACCCTAAATTATGTATGCTCTCAGCATGAGTTAATAGAATCTGATACTTAGTAAACCACAATTAAACATGATAATCAATGGATTAAGAGGGGGAAAAATAAAGAATGCAAGCATACATCAGTATTTTTGTGTGAAACACTAAGCACATCGCACCTCGTATGTCATATTGTCAGGATCAATGTCATCTTGCCATATGACCTGCAGCAATGCAACAAAAGCAACTGAAATAGAAGTTGAAAACAATATAGAAATTACAGGTTTACTTGTTAAAATtaagcccaaaaaaaaaaaaagaaactcatGCATGATTAAATGACGTGGCCTTTTGATTTTGACATATAAAAGGGTCGTTATGGGTAAGTTTGTACAATATGTACTTGTATGAACCAGAGTGGTGTATCAGTTTACCCTATTGTGCCTAATACAGCACTGCTGAATGCACCCTCACCGGAgcaggaataaaaaataaaatgcaagACTGATCCAAGATCTAAGTTTAAACCTTTATCATAAACAACCTAATTTTTATAATGTTGTATCACGATTTAATACTATTTCAGTATTCAAATAACATCTTTTTGCATCACGATTTGAAtcaaccccccccccccaaaaaaaaaacacgcaaGCACACACACACCCCacgcataataataataataataatcaagccAAAACAACCTTGCTTTACATATAATAGAAAGTTTCATCATAGGAGCTATAACTAACATAATTAttagttcttttttctttttaagtacCATTGGCTAAGCTAGTCATGTTTCTCTAAACTTCATTTGTCAGAATCACTGGTCAGTTCATTCATAAAGCTAAATGATAGAGTCAATTCTTGATATAAACATCTGGTATACAGCGAAGGTTATATGGTGGGAACAAGCAAAGGTCCACATGAAAGAGATAATGTATATTAAAGGGTCTCGACATTTTTATCCAAAAATACAATACCGAATGCTCCTACTACAACTACAACTACTATTATTACTAAGCCTTGTCCCACTGGGAGGCTCGGTTACAAGAACAAATAAtctaaaaggaaataaaaaaaatgatctaAAAAGAAATATACAAATGAAGCTCAAACTTGAAATTCCCTTTATTTTTGTggataataaaagtaaaacttcAAGTTATAGGGAACTCCGCAATTGAAAGAAATTAGTCTACTCAGTGGATGACGAGAGTGATGAATAATATTTAAAGCACAATGTGTTCAACACTAGATGTTCTTATTCTCTAACTTCATTGAAGTTATGCGCAAAAAGATACCCTAACAAGCGAAGACATGGTTATTCTATAGCCAATCCTCTGTTCAATTCAAGTCCAATGTTAGGGTTGGGATTGAGTATTCATGCTTAAGAGGAAAATTATGCCATTTGAATGTCCATTTGTTGTGAAAAGCATTTTTacgtttggattttttttttctatttgttgttcacaattaattcaCTTAAACTTAAAATATGTGGCAAATTACCCCATTCCAGACTTCAACTATGCCCCTCTAACCCCAAATTTTTCAACATATGAGAAATAATATCTCCCATATTTCAAACAGGGACAAATGATAAATATCAAAACAGCAATCAACAAGTTAAGGTCCAAAATTTAGGCATTGTtaataataaagcttcttaccTGGCTGCCATCGGACTCATGATGATTTGGACTGCCTGCAAACGGAAGTAAAATGAAATAAGATATATAGTGTCATTCTTATCATATTTTCCTAATCCATGAGAAACTAAACCTGTATCAATTCAactaaaacaacaaaaacaaataagGTTTTCATTTCAAAGGTTTTGTAAAGATCTAATGTGGTGTTTGCATGGAGCTAAAAGTAATTCAAAAGGTAGATTCACTTATAATAACCACATTGAAACACTGATGTAGCACATGATATGATACATTCTTATGGTAAAACTGTAAAAATAACTGAATATCGACTAACATTCTTCAGGGATGGTCTGCATGCTTGTGACTCCCTCTCTTATGGGTGGAGAATCTGCTGTAGCTGGCTCCTCAGTGATTGTTACTGAAGGATATTCCCACTCTGCCCTGTTGATCTCCATTCTAGGCAAATGATCATTTACCTCATAAGAACCATAATAGGATGTACTTCCTGGACCAGATAATCCAAACTTATATTGATTCATGTTCATCGACCAGTAAACGCATTCCTGGACAGTGCATATGATACAAAGTCATATTTCATGTTTGATAGGTAAGGTTGAACATACACAAAACATAAAGCAAACAGTCaattataagttttttttttaaaaaaaaaaaaaagagataactcTTTTCATATGTAGTTTGATACACTTACAAATGGGACAACAAATTtcaaaataaacaaatataaattaatcatAGGGAGATATTTCTGTAGAACATAATTGCTTCCAAGATTCAATACAGGAGTACTTCTTGGTTAGCAACTACCTACTATAGACACTCCATTCAATGTTAAACATGTGATGTTGTCAAATCTATGTTAGGAATACACCAACAAGCATTTGTTAGGCATAATAGCATATATGTCAACTATTGAATAGAGTTTCTATGAAACTATAGAACTATCCATCCATTGCCACAGTTGAAATAATAGAGAAGTTACTATCATTGTCACACTATTTTTGAACTTTACCTTACTATTCCAATCAACTAAAAAGATATACCTACCAAGATCCTTTTCAAACATCCTAATTCAGTTACATAACTGTTAAGTGCCAGtaggttattttaatttttaaatagcagtacaataataataacattagATATGAattttgataaactactattgtAGAGTGTTTTCACTATCCCCAGATCATACAACATCTTATGCACATCTTTTGAGGTAATTATTGCAGAAatcaaacacatgatgatttGACAATAGATAATTGAATGTCTCTATAGAAACTTCTGCACTtacaatgcatcaaaattaaattaaatactagAGGATGAAAGTTAATGCTTTCACTCCCACATCCCGGGATAAAACTCAATCCagtaaaaatcaaatcaaaaaataaataataaataaataatgacaaaataaaaattcaaatgttCCTGCATCCAAACTCATTTTGCATTCTCAATACACAGGGCAGTATGAACCTAAAAGATTGTAGCCAAAACTACAAACATTGAACAAGTTGACATTTACAAGTACAAGCAAGAAACCTGATCAGGCATTGAGCCAGCAAAGGTATAATTGACTGGAACGTGCGACACTCCTTGGAAGAAATCCACAAAGTTGCTATCATTAACAGCATAAGGGAAGCCATTATCCATGTAATGCAACCCCATTTGTCTACCATCATTCAT
This region of Arachis hypogaea cultivar Tifrunner chromosome 8, arahy.Tifrunner.gnm2.J5K5, whole genome shotgun sequence genomic DNA includes:
- the LOC112707699 gene encoding E3 ubiquitin-protein ligase BIG BROTHER isoform X3; translation: MNDGRQMGLHYMDNGFPYAVNDSNFVDFFQGVSHVPVNYTFAGSMPDQECVYWSMNMNQYKFGLSGPGSTSYYGSYEVNDHLPRMEINRAEWEYPSVTITEEPATADSPPIREGVTSMQTIPEECSPNHHESDGSQVIWQDDIDPDNMTYEELLDLGEAVGTQSRGLSQELIDTLPTSKYKFGSLFKRKNYGKRCVICQMTYRRGDQQMKLPCSHVYHCECITKWLGINKKCPVCNIEVFGEESTH